In the Dysidea avara chromosome 14, odDysAvar1.4, whole genome shotgun sequence genome, gatcaaagaaaaaagcagggaaacaagggagatcacctatacctgcagatttACTAGCAGACATTTAATCTCTGCTTTAGTCataggtatagactgaattaggggttAAAGGTCCACTTGTATATTTgaaggtgtaggtgaccttccttgtttctctactttttttcctatgatccctaatcggacttaaaattcctaatttttccttatacttgtttgtttacttattttatagcataattatgactggagaacctatgcataccacatcatgAGTCCTTCCGCATGTCCATGATTCATTAGTATATAACAAAATAAACTTACAGGATTTAGGGAAAGATTGCAGGTTTGTCACTTTTCATTTGGTAAGAAGTGACCGTCTCAgtaaaacctgacttgttcgtTGTACAACTTCTGATTTTTTTTTTCTCAGCACTATCTGCGGTGTCCAAGAAATGGATCACCAAAAGTTACCACCATGCATGTTACTTAGGACACTAATGCATTGAttcatgttattgtggttaatgtgaAAATGTAAAATGGTcttgcacgtagggcaggtaccaatgctagtactcTAATAATCAATCGAAGCCACGATGACTCCGCCCCTTTTTGGACAagtgcacatctttgcaggctgacttgagatactctaatacagcagtcacctaatagaacagtcacatgtttatggCTAGTTGCATGCCTTAACAAaatactaaacaaactagtatattaaattaTGAatttagggatccaagcgataaaaagtagtgaaacaagagatgaacgatggtagctattacagcatagctcggtgggaaatccctactttggcattgaacacaaaataattgctataccatgccaaaatagggatttcccatcaagctatgttgtaatagctaccatcgttcatttcttgtttcactacttttcatcgcttggatccctacttcatttttaaatttataatttttaatatactagtgtcACAGTTGTTGTATGTGATAGCAAAACTCAGAGATTTCGTATGAAGTGCTGTTGACTTTTGTGTGTTTTAAGGAggtttacaggtttttgcaattaaaTTCATCACCTTTACAATTGACTTTATCCCGTTTGCAGTAGAGTTGTCGCTTTTGCACAAGACCAAAATTGGCAGCTGCATTGAAcacgaaaacaagatgtagcagctacTTCATGATCTTAATGAAGTAcaactgttatgtaaacaactctttataaggcaacaATTGTTCTGCTACAGCCTCTTCAACAGCATTAGGGTGTGGTCACTTGcaaacaagctaattaactcaATGGCTTCACTTATAACCAGCTCCAGTTACCCTGTGGTGTCACAAGTGTTATTTTCCATGGCAAAAATGATCCACCTTGTGATGAGCGACTGGTTTATTGCAGTCAATGTAATTATGATGAACTGTTGTGCGAATGTGActaattcagttgcaaaaccgACTGATTCAATTGCAAACTGGATGAAATCtactgcaaaagtgacaaactcTATTGACGAAGTCAATTACAAatgtgatgaattcaattgcaaaaaccggtaacaattaattttgtggttgtAATTGGTCCACATAAAAATAATGGCGACCAGGCTTCATACCCAAATTAGTAAATGTATGAAAACATGTAGGGCTGCCACATACAGAAAATTTGTGTCTTGTGTGTCATGGATATCTGAGTTGTGTAATATGTTGAACATATCGCAAAAGGCGGACATGATTAAAATGCAAAAGGAAAACATTACAAACTTGTAAACAGACTGGACTTAAAACATCAGAAACTATACCAAATACTACGATGACAGTGAATAAACCCTCTGCTTCGAGGTCATAGTTGATTAGCTAAGGCTGCTAAAAGTTATGTTTTACATTAACCTTGTTTACAATACTACTTTGTTGTTTTATTTAAACATAGAGCTGAACATCAGCTCAAACATGCTTTATATTCACATTTAGATGCTCAATATTGTTGTTGTCCTTAGTATTGTGTTTGGAATGCTATACAGGTAAATACATATAGAATTTGAGGTATTGTGTTTGGGATGCTATGAGCCTGCATTTTAGTCACATTCTCTATTTTGTGACTATGATTTGTGCATTACAACAAAAGCCTCAACTTTCATGAGAGTACAATGTGTACAGTAAAGCACATGTAATGTTTCTTTGCCTATAATTGTAGACAGTGTTTTCCAATGTTCAGTTGTTGTTGCAGTTAAAATTGCATGTAGAACAGTCAAAGTGTTGACAATGAAGTTAATTATTGACTTTCTACATTTTAGGGAATACTGTCACAATATTGTGGCAAGGAAAGCCCTGTTTTGTGCGACATCGCACCCCCATAGAGATAGAAGAAGCAAGGAAAACTGACATTACAACTCTACGTCATCCAGAAACTGATGATGACAGAGCCATTCGGCCAGAATGGCAAGTCCTAGAAGCCAATTGTACGCATCTAGGATGCACACCTATTGCTTATAAAGGTGATTATCAGGGCTATTATTGTCCCTGTCATGGATCACACTACGACACTTCTGGTCGGATAAGGAAAGGCCCTGCCCCACTCAACCTGCAGGTGCCACCATACAAGTTCTTAAGTGATGAAACTATTATTATTGGGTGAATGACACCACTGTTGTGTTTAATTGTCTTTAACTGTATCTGTATGTATTGAATGTAACAGTTAGTAGGTTGATTTTCAATACTTTAATACTTTGTGGTCTGAGCATTATTTTGAGGAATTTTCACAGAATACATACCTCTAACAGTGAAGGGGCCATTGCAGGTCAAGTGGTTCGGACAAACCCCCCTCTGTgaaaattataaatgattggaacagtttaccccATGATGCTTATTTTAAAAACTAAATTAGAATTCT is a window encoding:
- the LOC136244535 gene encoding ubiquinol-cytochrome c reductase iron-sulfur subunit-like, whose protein sequence is MAAWVGARRLVNTSTVLGRKINPCAPTPRPWPILLHRAVAQENTPEQKGPWIEEEKKYYNRKLLDSGVAAVGVMATLTATKKVVSGLFASKGPTRAALAVAKTEVNLNPISEGNTVTILWQGKPCFVRHRTPIEIEEARKTDITTLRHPETDDDRAIRPEWQVLEANCTHLGCTPIAYKGDYQGYYCPCHGSHYDTSGRIRKGPAPLNLQVPPYKFLSDETIIIG